CATCGGCATGACCGGCCGCCGGGTGCACCACCAGGCCCGCGGGCTTGTTGATCACCAGGATGTCGTCATCTTCATAGACGATGTCGAGGGCGATGTCTTGGGCGACCCATTCTCCCTGGGCCTCCTGCTCGGCGGTCAGCTCGAGGATGGCGCCGCCATGGACGATGTCGCGCGGACGGATGACCGCCCCGTCCACCGTCAGGCGGCCGTCCTTGATCCAGGCGGAAAGGCGCGAGCGCGAGTGCTCTGCGAAGAGTTGGGCGGCGACTTGATCGAGGCGTTGGCCGCCCAAATCGGACGGCACCTCTGCGCGAAGTTCTATTTTATCGGACATGCTCGGACTGGGCGTCGGCACAGCCTTTGGTTTCGGCTGCGCGCTTGTGGTTAAATACGGCGTCTTTTGCCCCGAGGCTTTTCAACGGGGCGCTCATCATAACAGGACGGCCCCGCCCAAGACAGCGGCCGTCATAGGGACGCAAGCCGCCATGCAAGTGAAACACCTGCTGCTGATCGCCATCCTCGCATTGACTGCTGCTTGCTCGTCGAAGGAAGTCGTAGACGAAAACCTGAGCGAAGTCGAACTGTACCAACAGGCGCAGAACGACCTGGACAACAACAGCTATACCAGCGCCACCGCCAAATTGAAGGCGCTGGAGTCGCGGTATCCGTTCGGTCGCTACGCCGACCAGGCGCAACTGGAGTTGATCTACGCCAACTACAAGAACGCCGAGCCGGAAGCGGCCAAGTCCGCCGCCGAGCGCTTCATTCGTCTGCACCCGCAGCACCCGAACGTCGATTACGCCTACTACCTCAAGGGCCTGACCTCCTTCGACCAGGACGTCGGCCTGCTGGCGCGCTTCCTGCCGCTGGACATGACCAAGCGTGACCCGGGCGCCGCGCGCGACTCCTACAACGAGTTCGCCCAGCTGACCAGCCGCTTCCCCAACAGCCGCTACTCGCCTGATGCCAAGCAGCGCATGATCTACCTGCGCAACCTGCTGGCTTCCTACGAAATCCACGTGGCCGACTACTACCTGACCCGCCAGGCCTACGTTGCCGCCGCCAACCGTGGCCGCTATGTGGTGGAAAACTTCCAGGAAACCCCATCGGTGGGCGACGGCCTGGCGGTGATGACCGAAGCCTACCAGCGCCTGCACCTGGATGAGCTCGCGGCCACCAGCCTGGAAACCCTGAAGCTGAACTATCCGGACCACCCTTCCCTGGTCGACGGCCAGTTCACGCCGCGCGTCGATGAGGCGGACAACCGTTCGTGGCTGAGCAAGGCGACCCTGGGCATGATCGAATCCCGTCCGCCGCTGCCGCCGGGCGAAACCCGCGCCAACCAGGACGTACAGCGCCAGTTCCAGGACGCCAAGGAAGCCATTCCGAACGAGCTCAAGCCAAAGGACGAAAACGGCGACGTGATCGAAGAACCGGAGCCTGAGAACGAGTCCGGCGACCGCTCCTGGTTCAGCTACATGACATTCGGCCTGTTCGACTGAGACTTGGCCTGACAAAAAAGGAGACCTGCGAGTCTCCTTTTTTGTGCCTGGGTTTTATTGCGCTGTGCGCCGTTCCAGTCCTTGGCTAAACTGCCTGATCTCTAGCCAAAAAGCCGCCCATCATGCTTCGTCTACTGTTCTGGATCGCCCTGATTGCCGCCGCGGTATGGTTCTGGCGCAAATTCAAGGCCAGCACTTCCGCGCCCAACGCAACCCGTGAACAGGACGCGCCGCCCATGGTTCGTTGCGCCCATTGCGGCGTGCACCTGCCACGGGATCGCGCATTGCCCCTCCAACAGCAATGGTATTGCAGCCAGGCTCACCTTGAGCAAGGCCCAGGCACTCGTGAGCGCTGAAGCCCCGCTCCCTCGCGTCAAACAGGCGCAGCGCCTGCTGCGTCTGTATCACCTGTACCGCCTCAGCATCGGCATCACCCTGGTGCTGCTGATTTCCAGCAACATGGATAACCGCCTGCTGGAGTTCGCCAACGACGATCTGCTGCGCAGCGGCAGCTGGTTATACCTGGTACTGAACATCCTGCTGGTGGTGTTCCTGGAAAACACCCGTCGTCCTGCCCAGTTGTTCGGCCTGGCCTTGACCGACGTCCTGTTGCTGTCGTGGCTGTTCTTCGTCGCGGGCGGCGCCCCCAGCGCCATTGGCAACCTGATCATCGTCTCGGTGGCGATCAGCAATACCTTGCTGCGCGGCCGGATCGGCCTGTTGATTGCCGCCGTCGCCACCCTGGGCATCGTTGGCTCGACGTTCGTGCTCGGTCTCAGCGATTCGAGCCGACCCAGCAGCTATCTGCAAGCAGGCACCCTGGGCGCCCTGTGCTTCGCCGCCGCGTTGCTGGTGCAACGCCTGACCCGACGACTGGAAGCCAGCGAAACCCTGGCCGAGCAAAAAGCCAGCGAAGTGCTCAGCCTCGAAGCCCTCAATGCGCTGATCCTGCAGCGCATGCGCACCGGCATCCTGGTCCTGGATCGCCAACGCAGAGTTCAGTTGGCCAACGAAAGCGCCTTGAACCTGCTGGGCATGCATGACCTGGTCGGCCAACGGATCGACGATTATTCCAGCGCCTTGGTCGAGCGATTGCAGGGGTGGTTGAACAACCCCAGCCTGCGCCCGCAAAGCCTGACCATCAGCAGCACGGGCCTGACCCTGCAACCCAGCTTCATCGCCCTCGGGGCAGAGGATCAGCAACAGATCCTGATATTTCTCGAAGACCTGGCCCAGGTGGCCCAACACGCCCAGCAATTGAAGCTGGCATCGTTGGGGCGTCTCACCGCCGGTA
This genomic interval from Pseudomonas alvandae contains the following:
- a CDS encoding outer membrane protein assembly factor BamD, which encodes MQVKHLLLIAILALTAACSSKEVVDENLSEVELYQQAQNDLDNNSYTSATAKLKALESRYPFGRYADQAQLELIYANYKNAEPEAAKSAAERFIRLHPQHPNVDYAYYLKGLTSFDQDVGLLARFLPLDMTKRDPGAARDSYNEFAQLTSRFPNSRYSPDAKQRMIYLRNLLASYEIHVADYYLTRQAYVAAANRGRYVVENFQETPSVGDGLAVMTEAYQRLHLDELAATSLETLKLNYPDHPSLVDGQFTPRVDEADNRSWLSKATLGMIESRPPLPPGETRANQDVQRQFQDAKEAIPNELKPKDENGDVIEEPEPENESGDRSWFSYMTFGLFD
- a CDS encoding PP0621 family protein, with translation MLRLLFWIALIAAAVWFWRKFKASTSAPNATREQDAPPMVRCAHCGVHLPRDRALPLQQQWYCSQAHLEQGPGTRER
- a CDS encoding two-component system sensor histidine kinase NtrB, with protein sequence MSAEAPLPRVKQAQRLLRLYHLYRLSIGITLVLLISSNMDNRLLEFANDDLLRSGSWLYLVLNILLVVFLENTRRPAQLFGLALTDVLLLSWLFFVAGGAPSAIGNLIIVSVAISNTLLRGRIGLLIAAVATLGIVGSTFVLGLSDSSRPSSYLQAGTLGALCFAAALLVQRLTRRLEASETLAEQKASEVLSLEALNALILQRMRTGILVLDRQRRVQLANESALNLLGMHDLVGQRIDDYSSALVERLQGWLNNPSLRPQSLTISSTGLTLQPSFIALGAEDQQQILIFLEDLAQVAQHAQQLKLASLGRLTAGIAHEIRNPLGAISHAAQLLRESEELNDADRRLTQIIQDHSQRMNRVIENVLQLSRRQQTAPQRLDLRSCLEQFVRQARESAEGHQQLHLSIDPGDYITLMDPDQLTQVLDNLLRNAWRHSALAHDKAEAWLKLFIDPHSQLATLDIIDNGPGVTPDQQAHLFEPFFTTSSQGTGLGLYLSRELCESNQARLDFKPRQGGGCFRITFAHGRKQI